One window of the Thermodesulfomicrobium sp. WS genome contains the following:
- a CDS encoding pyridoxal phosphate-dependent aminotransferase, which translates to MECNPWCAELTSFKVMDVLERAGELERMGRSIIHLEIGEPDFPTPEAVRRAAIAAIERGETHYTHSQGILPLREAIAEHYRATYGVVVDPDQIVVTPGTSPAMLLVFSLLLRPGQKVVLTDPSYACYPNFLRFAGASPLFVPVRAEDGFQIDVDAVRRVLGPDVAGVLINSPANPTGAVLEDRVLEGLAGLGVPIFSDEIYQGLVYAGRARSMLEFTDNCFVFNGFSKLYAMTGWRLGYVIAPKRFVERLRTMQQNFFLCTSSIAQWAGLAALTQTAADVAHMRAVYDQRRRFLIQELRALGLGVAVEPTGAFYVFADARHLTGDSLGFAFDLLENAGVGVAPGIDFGPGGEGFLRFSYANSLENIAEGMRRLQGYLAGRM; encoded by the coding sequence ATGGAGTGTAATCCCTGGTGCGCGGAGCTCACCTCCTTCAAGGTCATGGACGTGCTCGAGCGGGCCGGCGAATTGGAGCGGATGGGCCGCAGCATCATTCATCTGGAGATCGGGGAGCCTGATTTCCCCACCCCCGAGGCAGTACGCCGGGCGGCCATTGCAGCCATCGAGCGCGGGGAGACCCATTATACCCACTCCCAGGGGATTTTGCCGCTGCGCGAGGCCATTGCCGAGCATTACCGCGCTACGTACGGGGTCGTCGTGGACCCGGACCAGATCGTGGTGACCCCGGGCACCTCACCGGCCATGCTCCTTGTATTTTCGCTGCTCTTGCGACCTGGACAGAAGGTCGTGCTGACCGACCCGTCCTACGCCTGTTACCCGAATTTCTTGCGTTTTGCCGGTGCGTCTCCACTTTTTGTGCCGGTGCGCGCAGAGGACGGCTTTCAGATCGATGTGGACGCCGTGCGCCGGGTGCTGGGGCCGGACGTGGCCGGGGTGCTCATCAATTCTCCGGCCAATCCTACGGGCGCGGTCCTCGAAGACCGGGTGCTGGAAGGCCTGGCCGGTTTGGGAGTCCCCATCTTTTCCGACGAGATCTACCAGGGGCTCGTGTACGCCGGTCGGGCGCGCAGCATGCTGGAGTTCACGGACAACTGCTTTGTCTTCAACGGGTTTTCCAAACTCTACGCCATGACCGGCTGGCGCTTGGGCTACGTCATCGCGCCCAAGCGGTTCGTGGAGCGGCTGCGCACCATGCAGCAGAACTTCTTTCTCTGCACCAGTTCCATCGCCCAATGGGCGGGGCTTGCAGCCCTCACCCAGACCGCGGCGGATGTGGCGCACATGCGGGCGGTGTATGACCAGCGCCGCCGTTTTCTCATCCAAGAGCTCCGGGCCTTGGGGTTGGGCGTGGCCGTGGAGCCCACCGGCGCCTTTTACGTGTTCGCCGATGCCCGGCACCTGACCGGCGACTCCTTGGGCTTTGCCTTCGACCTCTTGGAGAACGCGGGCGTCGGGGTGGCGCCGGGCATTGATTTCGGGCCGGGCGGCGAAGGGTTTTTGCGCTTCTCCTACGCCAACTCGTTGGAAAATATCGCGGAAGGTATGCGGCGTCTCCAAGGATATCTCGCGGGTCGTATGTAA
- a CDS encoding methyl-accepting chemotaxis protein, with amino-acid sequence MHLTVLHRIILVAALPLVAFLVAETLTIRGLLEEQAIVEEMHGNIPLFAASSTLVDRLQKERGTTILWMSQATDQGSLDAARTATDNALRTVDGLLARAAVGSFSLEPVRGLSERLRAARTRFAAPSPDLGPAIVETYTAMITDLLKLQGAIVNSRTTKGLGKVLGGLIVLEHAKESVGRLRALGAEILAQDKPLTEAQFITLLSLKAEADAGLTSPALVLTKASKEKLTSYRSSPHWQETNQILNRIIQKTSEGRFGVVPADYFRSISQKINDMAEIIAAETADVQARLVTISAEGQRSFWSTIGFVVAIAVLAIGISIFFAVTIVRSMRQVNRALSEIAQGEGDLSMRLAEGKDELGQIARDFNCFVGSMAKLVQAVREVSRQLDHTATSTSARAQQMDAAVRETSNRANTVAVAAEEMSINTASVARRMQEASRNLEGVAAAAEEMSTTVREVAGQTTQARHISQEAAGQVAEVQRILTGLVAAAQEIGTVSEAIAGISSQTNLLALNATIEAARAGEAGRGFAVVANEIKELANQTAQATGQIRQRIDGVQGATTSVNAAVERFAQVFHQVGEIVERIALVIDEQAQAMQEMAANIAKTLDGVTEAGGLAEQNAGVVASITSEIAKVNDAGAQMGAVSRETLASAQRLAELAAELQSLVGRFRLE; translated from the coding sequence ATGCATCTTACCGTCTTGCACCGCATCATCCTTGTCGCCGCATTGCCGCTCGTCGCCTTTCTCGTGGCCGAGACGCTCACCATCCGTGGTCTGCTCGAAGAACAGGCCATCGTCGAGGAAATGCACGGCAATATCCCGCTCTTTGCCGCCTCCTCGACCCTGGTGGACCGTCTCCAAAAAGAACGCGGCACCACCATACTGTGGATGAGTCAGGCCACGGACCAAGGGAGTCTTGACGCAGCCCGAACCGCCACGGACAATGCCCTGCGCACCGTGGACGGGCTGCTTGCACGCGCTGCAGTGGGCAGCTTTTCCCTGGAGCCCGTGCGTGGGCTGAGCGAGCGGCTGCGCGCGGCGCGAACACGCTTTGCCGCCCCATCTCCTGACCTCGGCCCGGCCATCGTCGAGACCTACACCGCCATGATCACGGATCTCCTCAAGCTTCAGGGGGCCATCGTCAATTCCCGGACCACCAAGGGGCTCGGCAAAGTCCTCGGCGGGCTCATCGTCCTCGAGCACGCCAAGGAGAGCGTAGGGCGGCTGCGAGCCCTCGGCGCCGAGATCCTGGCCCAGGACAAGCCTCTGACCGAGGCGCAATTCATCACCCTGCTCTCCCTCAAGGCCGAGGCAGACGCCGGGCTCACCTCTCCCGCCCTCGTGCTCACCAAGGCGAGCAAGGAAAAGCTGACGAGCTACCGCTCCTCGCCCCATTGGCAGGAAACCAATCAGATCCTCAACCGGATCATCCAGAAGACATCGGAAGGCAGGTTCGGGGTTGTTCCTGCCGATTATTTCCGTAGTATTTCCCAGAAAATCAACGATATGGCCGAGATCATCGCCGCCGAGACGGCTGATGTGCAAGCACGCCTGGTCACGATCAGCGCCGAAGGACAGCGGAGTTTTTGGAGCACCATCGGCTTTGTGGTCGCCATCGCGGTCTTGGCCATCGGCATATCGATCTTTTTTGCCGTCACCATCGTGCGCAGCATGCGCCAGGTCAACCGCGCGCTGTCGGAAATTGCCCAGGGCGAAGGCGATTTGTCCATGCGTCTTGCCGAGGGCAAGGACGAACTGGGGCAGATCGCCCGGGACTTCAACTGCTTTGTGGGCTCCATGGCCAAGCTGGTGCAGGCGGTGCGCGAGGTCTCCCGCCAATTGGACCATACCGCCACCTCCACCAGCGCCCGGGCGCAGCAGATGGACGCCGCCGTGCGCGAGACATCGAATCGCGCCAATACCGTGGCCGTGGCCGCCGAAGAAATGAGCATCAACACGGCTTCCGTGGCGAGGCGCATGCAGGAGGCCAGCCGCAATCTGGAAGGCGTGGCCGCCGCGGCCGAAGAGATGAGCACCACGGTACGGGAGGTGGCCGGCCAGACGACCCAAGCCCGACACATCAGTCAGGAAGCGGCCGGCCAGGTGGCTGAGGTCCAGCGCATCCTCACCGGACTGGTGGCAGCAGCGCAGGAGATCGGCACCGTGAGCGAGGCCATTGCAGGGATCTCCTCGCAGACCAACTTGCTCGCCTTGAACGCCACCATCGAGGCCGCCCGAGCCGGCGAGGCAGGCCGGGGATTCGCGGTAGTGGCCAATGAAATCAAGGAGCTCGCCAACCAGACCGCCCAAGCCACCGGACAGATCCGCCAGCGCATCGACGGGGTGCAGGGGGCGACCACCTCGGTCAACGCCGCGGTGGAACGCTTTGCCCAGGTATTCCATCAAGTGGGAGAGATCGTGGAGCGCATTGCCCTGGTCATCGACGAACAGGCCCAGGCCATGCAGGAGATGGCGGCGAACATCGCCAAGACCCTGGACGGGGTGACTGAGGCCGGAGGATTGGCGGAACAGAACGCAGGTGTTGTGGCAAGCATCACGAGCGAGATCGCCAAGGTCAACGATGCCGGGGCACAAATGGGCGCGGTAAGCCGCGAGACCTTGGCCAGCGCCCAACGCCTGGCCGAGTTGGCGGCGGAGCTGCAGTCCTTGGTGGGCCGGTTCCGCTTGGAGTAA
- a CDS encoding menaquinone biosynthesis protein → MPLPLRLGRIDYLNVWHVFQLLARLLPEGRGCVHLPGHPSELNRALREGRLDVSPSSSFEYLQGAEHYRLLAGHGICARHQVQSVLMLSPTPLEELGRWMEHHPGPVLVSTASATSSALLRILWHRAWRLPEPQWQPCPPGHGLDTGRPHLEIGNIALERWLNPPPGWQVIDLATAWHHFTGLPFVFAVWIVRAASIAEHREAITQLHEALTAISRTLPQRLPELAPLAATLHGIPAEAVLAYWRTMHSDLGPEEQAALTCFGAYATEFGLLRGMPTLRWFPEP, encoded by the coding sequence ATGCCGCTTCCCTTGCGCCTCGGGCGCATCGATTATCTCAACGTCTGGCACGTGTTCCAACTGCTCGCCCGGCTGCTGCCGGAAGGCAGGGGCTGCGTCCATCTGCCCGGGCACCCCAGCGAACTCAACCGCGCCCTGCGCGAAGGCCGGCTGGACGTTTCTCCCTCCAGTTCCTTCGAGTACTTGCAAGGGGCGGAACACTACCGCCTGCTCGCCGGCCACGGTATCTGCGCCCGCCACCAGGTGCAAAGCGTGCTCATGCTTTCCCCGACCCCCCTGGAAGAGCTGGGGCGATGGATGGAACACCATCCCGGGCCGGTGCTGGTATCCACAGCCTCAGCCACCTCGTCGGCCTTGCTGCGCATCCTCTGGCACCGGGCATGGCGGCTGCCGGAGCCCCAATGGCAGCCGTGCCCCCCGGGCCACGGACTGGACACAGGCCGGCCGCATCTGGAGATCGGCAACATCGCCCTGGAGCGGTGGCTGAATCCACCGCCGGGCTGGCAGGTCATCGACCTGGCCACGGCCTGGCACCATTTCACTGGGCTGCCCTTTGTTTTTGCGGTGTGGATCGTGCGCGCGGCAAGCATTGCCGAGCACCGCGAAGCCATTACCCAACTCCACGAGGCCCTGACCGCCATCTCCCGCACCCTCCCCCAACGCCTCCCCGAGCTCGCGCCCCTGGCCGCCACCCTGCACGGCATCCCTGCCGAGGCCGTACTCGCCTACTGGCGCACCATGCATTCCGATCTTGGGCCGGAAGAGCAGGCGGCACTCACCTGCTTTGGGGCGTATGCTACCGAGTTCGGTCTGCTTCGTGGCATGCCGACTCTGCGCTGGTTCCCGGAACCATAA
- the speA gene encoding biosynthetic arginine decarboxylase yields the protein MRSRSLEKWTAARSAELYGVDNWGGGYFRVTSDGLLGITPFPGSETCVPIMDIIGGLQERGLGLPVLLRVENLLDAQITLLHESFAAAIATLGYGGEFRGVYPVKVNQQQQVLEEIAKVGGRFNHGFEVGSKAELIAALSFLNNPRACLVCNGYKDKDYIDLALYACKMGFLSFLVLEMPSELPLILERSRVLGIEPRIGVRIKVSSQAGGHWAESAGDLSIFGLSTAEVVDAVDLLREQNMLHCMQFLHFHLGSQIPNIRDIRMAVREATRMYAELVAEGCPMGFLDLGGGLAVDYDGSHTNYPSSRNYTLQEYCMDIVESVMSTLDERGVAHPHIITESGRATVAYYSVLLFNVLDISRLEDRPVPEKLDSDAPEAIHNLLEVYNSLSLKNLQECYNDAIYYRDEVRQLFRLGQCSLRQRALSDTIFWAVIRSIAERLPGMKNPPSALKDIDLALASIYYCNMSVFQSLPDAWAIGHLFPIMPVHRLSEEPTETAILADITCDSDGKLDRFIDIHGEKRVLELHSLTCGEPYYLGAFLVGAYQETLGDLHNLFGDTNVVSVRINEDGTYDLTRELEGDSVADVLSYVEFDPKQVLENFRKVAEAGVREGKISPQERFLIMRAYERGLRGYTYLHEGRGGCAVESVESSQGR from the coding sequence ATGCGGTCGCGGAGTTTGGAAAAATGGACGGCGGCGCGCTCGGCCGAGCTGTATGGCGTGGACAATTGGGGCGGAGGGTATTTTCGGGTCACTTCGGACGGACTCTTGGGCATTACGCCCTTTCCAGGTTCCGAAACCTGTGTGCCCATCATGGACATCATTGGTGGTCTGCAGGAGCGCGGTCTGGGTTTGCCGGTGCTCCTGCGGGTGGAGAACTTACTCGATGCCCAGATTACCTTGCTCCACGAATCCTTTGCCGCGGCCATTGCAACCTTAGGTTACGGCGGTGAGTTCCGAGGCGTGTACCCGGTCAAAGTCAACCAGCAGCAGCAGGTACTTGAGGAGATCGCCAAAGTGGGCGGTCGCTTCAACCACGGCTTCGAGGTGGGGAGCAAGGCAGAACTCATCGCGGCACTTTCCTTTCTCAACAATCCCCGCGCCTGTCTGGTCTGCAACGGCTACAAAGACAAAGACTACATCGATTTGGCCTTGTATGCCTGCAAGATGGGATTTTTGTCCTTTCTCGTCTTGGAGATGCCAAGTGAACTCCCGCTCATCTTGGAGCGCTCTCGGGTCTTGGGCATCGAGCCGCGCATCGGCGTGCGCATCAAGGTGTCTTCCCAAGCCGGCGGGCATTGGGCGGAGTCTGCCGGGGATCTTTCCATCTTCGGCCTGTCTACGGCTGAAGTGGTGGACGCCGTGGATCTTTTGCGGGAGCAGAATATGCTCCACTGTATGCAGTTTTTGCATTTTCATCTGGGCTCGCAGATTCCCAACATCCGCGATATCCGTATGGCAGTGCGCGAAGCCACGCGCATGTATGCGGAGCTCGTGGCCGAAGGTTGTCCCATGGGATTTTTGGATCTCGGTGGCGGCCTTGCCGTGGACTACGATGGATCGCACACCAACTATCCGTCGAGCCGCAACTACACTCTGCAGGAATACTGCATGGATATCGTGGAGTCCGTGATGTCCACGTTAGATGAACGCGGCGTTGCGCATCCTCATATCATCACCGAATCTGGGCGCGCCACCGTAGCCTACTACTCGGTGCTGCTCTTCAATGTCCTCGACATCAGCCGCCTTGAAGATCGTCCTGTGCCGGAGAAGCTCGATAGCGATGCGCCCGAAGCCATCCACAATTTGCTTGAAGTGTATAATTCCCTCTCCCTCAAGAATCTTCAGGAATGCTATAACGACGCCATCTACTACCGCGACGAAGTCCGGCAGCTCTTTCGTCTCGGCCAGTGTAGCCTGCGACAGCGGGCCTTGAGTGATACCATCTTCTGGGCTGTCATTCGCAGCATTGCCGAACGTCTGCCAGGCATGAAGAATCCGCCCTCGGCCCTCAAGGATATTGATCTCGCGTTGGCGAGCATCTACTACTGCAACATGAGCGTGTTCCAGTCTCTTCCTGACGCCTGGGCCATTGGGCACCTCTTTCCCATCATGCCGGTGCATCGTTTGAGCGAAGAGCCTACCGAGACCGCGATCCTTGCGGACATCACCTGTGATAGCGACGGTAAGCTGGACCGTTTCATCGACATCCACGGGGAGAAGCGGGTGCTCGAGCTCCACAGTCTCACCTGTGGTGAGCCCTACTATTTAGGCGCGTTTTTGGTGGGCGCGTATCAGGAAACATTGGGGGATCTGCACAACCTCTTTGGCGACACCAATGTGGTGAGTGTGCGCATCAATGAAGATGGGACGTATGACCTCACTCGAGAGCTGGAAGGCGACAGTGTGGCGGACGTGCTCTCCTACGTGGAGTTCGACCCCAAACAGGTTTTAGAGAATTTTCGCAAGGTAGCCGAAGCCGGGGTACGCGAAGGTAAAATCAGCCCGCAGGAGCGTTTTCTCATCATGCGTGCCTATGAGCGGGGGCTCAGGGGCTACACCTATTTGCATGAAGGTCGCGGCGGCTGCGCCGTGGAGTCTGTGGAATCATCCCAAGGGAGGTAA
- a CDS encoding type 1 glutamine amidotransferase domain-containing protein, translating into MELIGKKVMIFVEEMYNDYEYIYPYYRLLEAGAEVAVVGPAAGAKYTGKAGTTAVSTLAAAEAKTAEFVGLVIPGGYAPDMMRRHPAMVDVVRQMDAAGKVIAAICHAGWMLASAKILRGRTVTSFFAIRDDLEHAGATWIDQEVVQDGNLITSRTPADLPAFMRAVVAALRG; encoded by the coding sequence ATGGAACTCATCGGAAAGAAGGTCATGATCTTCGTGGAAGAGATGTACAACGATTACGAATACATCTATCCCTACTACCGGTTGCTGGAAGCCGGGGCCGAGGTGGCGGTGGTGGGCCCAGCGGCTGGGGCCAAATACACGGGTAAGGCCGGGACCACGGCGGTGAGCACCCTGGCGGCGGCCGAGGCCAAGACCGCGGAGTTCGTCGGCCTGGTCATCCCGGGCGGCTACGCCCCGGACATGATGCGTCGGCACCCGGCCATGGTGGACGTGGTGCGGCAGATGGACGCCGCGGGCAAGGTGATCGCCGCCATCTGCCATGCGGGGTGGATGCTTGCTTCGGCCAAGATCCTGCGCGGCCGCACGGTGACTTCCTTTTTCGCCATTCGGGACGATTTGGAGCACGCTGGCGCCACCTGGATCGATCAGGAGGTGGTGCAGGATGGTAATCTCATCACCAGCCGCACCCCGGCGGATCTGCCGGCCTTCATGCGTGCGGTGGTAGCGGCGTTGCGGGGATGA
- a CDS encoding adenylate kinase has protein sequence MNILIFGPNGSGKGTQGSLVKQKYNLDHIESGAIFRQHIGGGTELGKKAKEYIDRGELVPDDITIPMVLDVLKKAGPNGWLLDGFPRSIVQAQKLWEALKADGVKLNYVIEILLPREVAKNRIMGRRLCKNDPNHPNNIFIDAIKPVDGKCRVCGGELSARSDDQDEEAINKRHDIYYNTETGTLAACYYFKNLANEAGFKYIELNGEGSITEIKETLLAQLS, from the coding sequence GTGAACATCCTGATTTTCGGACCCAATGGCAGCGGCAAAGGCACCCAGGGGTCGCTGGTCAAACAGAAGTACAATCTGGACCACATCGAATCCGGCGCCATCTTCCGCCAGCACATCGGCGGCGGCACGGAACTGGGCAAAAAGGCCAAGGAGTACATCGACCGCGGCGAGCTGGTGCCCGACGACATCACCATCCCCATGGTGCTCGACGTGCTCAAGAAGGCCGGCCCCAACGGCTGGCTGCTGGACGGCTTTCCCCGCTCCATCGTCCAGGCCCAGAAGCTGTGGGAGGCCCTCAAGGCCGACGGCGTGAAGCTCAACTACGTCATCGAGATCCTGCTGCCGCGCGAGGTGGCCAAAAACCGCATCATGGGCCGCCGTCTTTGCAAGAACGATCCCAACCACCCCAACAACATTTTTATCGACGCCATCAAGCCGGTGGACGGCAAGTGCCGGGTGTGCGGCGGTGAGCTCTCGGCCCGCAGTGATGACCAGGACGAAGAGGCCATCAACAAACGTCACGACATCTACTACAACACCGAAACCGGCACCCTGGCCGCCTGCTACTACTTCAAGAACCTGGCCAACGAGGCCGGATTCAAATACATTGAGCTCAACGGCGAAGGCTCCATCACCGAGATCAAGGAAACCCTGCTCGCCCAGCTGAGCTAA
- a CDS encoding ferredoxin, whose amino-acid sequence MDVEVAVNGPCCSGCGACVELAPEVFALDAGGTAQVICSRCPQEVACKAAQYCPEDCIEVMVPGTSAESACHEADRTR is encoded by the coding sequence ATGGACGTGGAAGTGGCGGTCAATGGACCGTGCTGTTCGGGATGCGGGGCTTGCGTGGAGCTTGCCCCGGAGGTCTTCGCCCTTGATGCCGGTGGTACGGCGCAGGTGATCTGCAGTCGCTGTCCGCAAGAAGTGGCCTGCAAGGCGGCACAGTACTGTCCCGAAGACTGTATCGAGGTTATGGTTCCGGGAACCAGCGCAGAGTCGGCATGCCACGAAGCAGACCGAACTCGGTAG
- the nspC gene encoding carboxynorspermidine decarboxylase, producing MDGRTQFRFDATAVETPCFVVDTGLLARNLEILGAVKARTGCKILLALKGFAMWSVFAQLREVLDGVCASSPHEARLGWEEFGGEVHAFAAAYSEAHVRALCATADHVVFNSFGQLTRLRPVVEAECARLGRQVRLGIRINPEHSEGTVPIYDPCSPGSRLGVRRRHFQPELLGGVSGLHWHTLCEQNADSLERTVAAAEAAFGEFFSRMEYVNFGGGHHITRVDYDVALLCRIVSSFQDRYGVQVYLEPGEAVALNAGYLVTTVLDLIEADMPMAILDTAVPAHMPDVLEMPYRPHIVGSGEPFEKPYTYRLGGLSCLAGDVAGEYSFDAPLKLGQRLVFTDMAHYSMVKTNTFNGVGLPSIYTFHPDHGLQLVRRFGYADFKCRLS from the coding sequence ATGGACGGCCGTACCCAGTTTCGCTTCGATGCGACGGCAGTGGAGACCCCGTGTTTCGTGGTGGACACGGGGCTCCTTGCCCGCAATCTGGAGATCTTGGGCGCAGTGAAGGCCCGTACTGGCTGCAAGATTTTGCTGGCCCTCAAAGGTTTTGCCATGTGGAGCGTGTTTGCCCAGCTGCGGGAGGTCCTCGATGGCGTCTGCGCCAGCTCTCCCCATGAAGCGCGCCTGGGGTGGGAGGAGTTCGGCGGCGAGGTGCACGCCTTTGCCGCTGCCTATTCCGAGGCCCATGTGCGTGCGCTCTGCGCCACGGCCGACCATGTGGTGTTCAACTCCTTTGGCCAGCTCACGCGGCTTAGGCCTGTGGTGGAGGCGGAGTGTGCACGCCTGGGCCGGCAGGTGCGGCTGGGCATCCGCATCAACCCCGAGCACTCCGAAGGCACGGTGCCCATCTATGATCCGTGCAGTCCAGGCTCCCGTCTGGGGGTGCGGCGGCGGCATTTTCAGCCGGAACTCTTGGGTGGGGTGTCGGGCCTGCATTGGCACACGCTGTGCGAGCAGAACGCCGACAGCCTCGAGCGCACCGTGGCCGCAGCTGAGGCCGCCTTTGGGGAGTTTTTCTCCCGCATGGAGTACGTCAACTTCGGCGGCGGACACCACATCACCCGCGTGGACTACGATGTGGCGTTGCTGTGCCGCATCGTCTCCTCCTTTCAGGATCGCTACGGGGTGCAGGTGTACTTGGAGCCCGGGGAGGCGGTGGCCCTCAATGCGGGCTATCTCGTGACCACCGTGCTCGACCTCATTGAGGCGGATATGCCCATGGCCATCCTCGACACCGCGGTGCCGGCGCACATGCCCGACGTCTTGGAGATGCCCTACCGGCCGCACATCGTGGGCTCGGGGGAGCCTTTCGAAAAACCGTACACCTATCGCCTGGGGGGGCTTTCGTGCCTTGCCGGTGACGTGGCTGGGGAATATTCCTTCGATGCGCCGTTAAAGCTGGGTCAGCGTCTGGTGTTCACGGACATGGCCCATTATTCCATGGTGAAGACCAACACCTTCAACGGCGTGGGCCTGCCCAGCATCTACACCTTCCATCCAGACCACGGCTTGCAATTAGTGCGGCGCTTCGGCTATGCAGACTTCAAGTGTCGCCTTTCGTAG
- a CDS encoding saccharopine dehydrogenase family protein, with translation MSRVLIVGAGGVGSVVAHKCAQVPEVFSEIMLASRTVSKCEAIAASVRERVGRTIAVERLDADNVAETVALLRRFQPQVLINVALPYQDLPLMDACLEAGVDYLDTANYEPPHEAKFEYKWQWAYDERYRKAGRMALLGSGFDPGVTNVYCAYAQKHLLDEIHELDIIDCNAGDHGQPFATNFNPEINIREITQRGRYWERGEWVETDPLSWSMTFDFPGGIGPKKCYLMYHEELESLVQNLRGLKRARFWMTFSDNYLNHLRVLQNIGMTSIEPVEFQGQKIVPLQFLKAVLPEPASLGPLTKGKTCIGCLMKGVKDGKPRTVYIYNVCSHEDAYKEVGSQAISYTTGVPAMIGAMLMVTGVWHAPGVYNMEQLDPDPFMEKLNKHGLPWVVREL, from the coding sequence ATGTCGCGAGTGCTTATTGTGGGGGCCGGTGGTGTGGGCAGCGTGGTGGCGCACAAATGCGCCCAGGTGCCCGAGGTCTTTTCGGAAATCATGCTGGCCAGCCGCACCGTATCCAAGTGCGAGGCCATTGCCGCCTCGGTGCGGGAGCGTGTCGGCCGCACCATCGCCGTGGAGCGGCTCGACGCGGACAACGTGGCGGAGACTGTGGCCCTGCTGCGTCGCTTTCAGCCGCAGGTGCTCATCAATGTGGCCCTGCCCTATCAGGATCTTCCCCTCATGGACGCCTGCCTCGAGGCCGGGGTGGATTACTTGGACACCGCCAACTACGAGCCGCCCCATGAGGCCAAGTTCGAGTACAAGTGGCAATGGGCCTACGATGAGCGCTATCGCAAGGCAGGCCGCATGGCCCTCTTGGGATCGGGCTTCGATCCGGGGGTGACCAATGTGTACTGCGCCTACGCGCAAAAGCATCTGCTCGACGAGATCCATGAGCTCGACATTATCGACTGCAACGCCGGTGATCACGGCCAGCCCTTTGCCACCAATTTCAATCCAGAGATCAACATCCGCGAGATCACCCAACGGGGCCGCTATTGGGAGCGGGGCGAGTGGGTGGAGACCGATCCCTTGTCCTGGTCCATGACCTTCGATTTTCCAGGCGGCATCGGACCCAAGAAATGCTACCTCATGTACCACGAGGAACTGGAGTCCCTTGTCCAGAACCTGCGCGGCCTCAAACGGGCGCGGTTTTGGATGACCTTTTCGGACAACTATTTGAACCACCTGCGGGTACTGCAGAACATCGGCATGACCTCCATCGAGCCTGTGGAATTTCAGGGCCAGAAGATCGTCCCCTTGCAATTCCTCAAGGCAGTGCTGCCGGAGCCCGCTTCCCTGGGGCCCCTCACCAAGGGGAAGACCTGCATCGGTTGCCTCATGAAAGGGGTGAAGGACGGTAAACCACGCACCGTGTACATCTACAACGTCTGCTCCCACGAAGATGCCTACAAGGAAGTGGGCTCTCAGGCTATTTCCTACACCACGGGTGTGCCGGCCATGATCGGCGCCATGCTTATGGTAACTGGGGTATGGCATGCGCCCGGAGTCTATAACATGGAGCAATTGGACCCGGATCCGTTCATGGAAAAGCTCAACAAACATGGCCTGCCCTGGGTGGTGCGGGAACTGTGA